One window of the Pseudomonas knackmussii B13 genome contains the following:
- the flhF gene encoding flagellar biosynthesis protein FlhF — translation MQVKRFFAADMRQAMKLVRDELGADAAIIGNRRVAGGVELTAALDYQPPAAASKPNPALEAELRKTQARIAQARAELDTPARAAASPRKDRQLYGAEPAKRPTLAEAMAAPDAPATPAPAAVSQQSLDAMRFELNGLRELLEVQLGSIAWNQMQSQRPKQAGLWRRLQRMGVPADLGRQLLERVASIADPKQAWRMLLAHLARAIRTPDEDLLEQGGVIALVGPAGMGKTTTLAKLAARYVLKYGAHNLALVSMDSFRLGAQEQIKTLGRILNVPVILVDPGQSLLQAMAPLARKRLVLIDTAGLPASDPALRMQLEALAAQSLNVKNYLVLAATSQSQVLKAAWHAYRSCGLAGCVLTKLDEAGSLGEAMSLVIAQRLPVAYLADGPRIPDDLQVARAHQLVSRAVSLQVPEEPCEDTMAGMFAGLYQQPARHAG, via the coding sequence ATGCAGGTTAAACGCTTCTTCGCCGCCGATATGCGTCAGGCCATGAAACTGGTCCGCGATGAGCTGGGCGCGGATGCCGCCATCATCGGCAACCGCCGGGTTGCCGGCGGTGTCGAGCTGACCGCGGCGCTGGACTACCAACCGCCGGCCGCGGCCAGCAAGCCGAACCCGGCGCTGGAAGCCGAGCTGCGCAAGACCCAGGCGCGCATCGCCCAGGCCCGTGCTGAACTGGACACGCCGGCCCGCGCCGCCGCCAGCCCGCGCAAGGATCGTCAATTGTACGGCGCCGAGCCGGCCAAGCGCCCGACCCTGGCCGAAGCCATGGCGGCCCCGGACGCTCCGGCAACCCCGGCGCCGGCTGCGGTCAGCCAGCAGTCGCTGGACGCGATGCGTTTCGAACTCAACGGCCTGCGCGAACTGCTCGAAGTGCAACTGGGCTCCATCGCCTGGAACCAGATGCAGAGCCAGCGGCCGAAACAGGCTGGCCTGTGGCGCCGCCTGCAACGCATGGGCGTGCCGGCCGACCTGGGTCGCCAGCTGCTCGAACGCGTCGCCTCCATCGCCGATCCCAAGCAGGCCTGGCGCATGCTGCTGGCGCACCTGGCACGCGCCATCCGCACACCCGACGAAGACCTGCTGGAACAGGGCGGGGTGATCGCCCTGGTCGGTCCGGCCGGCATGGGCAAGACCACCACCCTGGCGAAGCTTGCGGCCCGCTATGTGCTGAAGTACGGCGCACACAACCTGGCGCTGGTCAGCATGGACAGTTTCCGCCTGGGCGCGCAGGAGCAGATCAAGACGCTGGGGCGCATCCTCAATGTCCCTGTGATCCTGGTCGATCCCGGCCAGTCTCTGCTCCAGGCCATGGCTCCGCTGGCGCGCAAGCGCCTGGTGCTGATCGACACCGCCGGTCTGCCCGCCAGCGATCCGGCGCTGCGCATGCAGCTCGAAGCGCTGGCCGCGCAGAGCCTGAACGTGAAGAATTACCTGGTGCTGGCGGCAACCAGCCAGAGCCAGGTGCTCAAGGCCGCCTGGCACGCCTACCGCAGCTGCGGACTGGCCGGCTGCGTGCTGACCAAGCTTGACGAGGCCGGTAGCCTGGGCGAGGCGATGTCGCTCGTGATAGCACAACGCCTGCCTGTTGCCTATCTGGCGGACGGGCCGCGAATTCCGGATGATCTGCAGGTGGCGCGCGCGCACCAGCTGGTCAGCCGTGCGGTGAGCCTGCAGGTGCCCGAAGAGCCCTGCGAGGACACCATGGCCGGCATGTTCGCCGGCCTGTATCAGCAACCGGCAAGACACGCCGGCTAA
- the fliA gene encoding RNA polymerase sigma factor FliA, whose amino-acid sequence MMSGSGARMYTKAQAQNSQEQLIQRYAPLVKRIAYHLLGRLPASVQVEDLMQAGMIGLLEAAKKYDSGKGASFETYAGIRIRGAMLDEVRKGDWAPRSVHRNTRMVSDAIRAIEARTGRDAKDQEVAAELNMSLDDYYAILSDTQGSRLYSFDDLLQEGAQGPAEDTSHLDNEPSHGLEDERFQAALADAITKLPERERLVLALYYDEELNLKEIGEVLGVSESRVSQLHSQCAARLRARLSEWRAH is encoded by the coding sequence ATGATGAGCGGCTCCGGAGCGCGTATGTACACGAAAGCACAGGCGCAGAACTCCCAGGAACAGCTGATCCAGCGTTACGCACCGCTGGTGAAGCGGATCGCCTACCACCTGCTGGGCCGCCTGCCGGCCAGCGTGCAGGTCGAGGACCTGATGCAGGCCGGCATGATCGGCCTGCTCGAGGCGGCGAAGAAATACGACTCCGGCAAGGGCGCGAGCTTCGAGACGTACGCGGGCATCCGCATCCGCGGCGCCATGCTCGACGAAGTGCGCAAGGGCGATTGGGCACCGCGTTCGGTGCATCGCAACACGCGGATGGTCAGCGACGCGATCCGTGCCATCGAAGCGCGCACCGGACGCGACGCTAAAGATCAGGAAGTTGCTGCCGAACTCAATATGAGTCTCGACGATTACTACGCGATCTTGAGCGACACCCAGGGCAGTCGCCTGTACAGCTTCGACGACCTGTTGCAGGAAGGGGCCCAGGGGCCGGCGGAAGACACCTCGCACCTGGACAACGAACCCTCCCACGGTCTGGAGGACGAGCGTTTCCAGGCGGCGCTGGCCGATGCCATCACCAAGCTTCCCGAGCGCGAGCGCCTGGTGCTGGCGCTGTACTACGACGAAGAGCTCAACCTCAAGGAGATCGGCGAGGTGCTCGGGGTCAGCGAGTCGCGGGTCAGCCAGTTGCATAGCCAGTGCGCAGCGCGCCTGCGGGCAAGGTTGTCGGAGTGGCGCGCGCACTAA
- the fleN gene encoding flagellar synthesis regulator FleN, whose product MGMHPVQVIAVTGGKGGVGKTNVSVNLSMALADLGRRVMLLDADLGLANVDVLLGLQPKRTLADVIEGECDLRDVILQGPGGIRIVPAASGTQSMVQLSPMQHAGLIQAFSDISENIDVLVVDTAAGIGDSVVSFVRAAQEVLLVVCDEPTSITDAYALIKLLNRDHGMTRFRVLANMAHSPQEGRNLFAKLTKVTDRFLDVALQYVGAIPYDESVRKAVQKQRSVYEAFPRSKAALAFRAIAQKVDSWPLPANPRGHLEFFVERLVQNPTAGSTV is encoded by the coding sequence ATGGGTATGCATCCCGTTCAGGTAATCGCGGTCACCGGTGGCAAAGGCGGCGTAGGCAAGACCAACGTCTCGGTGAATCTGTCCATGGCGCTGGCCGACCTCGGCCGTCGCGTCATGCTGCTCGACGCCGACCTCGGCCTGGCCAACGTCGACGTCTTGCTGGGCCTGCAGCCCAAGCGCACGCTGGCTGACGTCATCGAGGGCGAATGCGACCTGCGCGACGTCATCCTCCAGGGACCGGGCGGCATCCGCATCGTCCCGGCGGCGTCCGGCACGCAGAGCATGGTGCAGTTGTCGCCGATGCAGCACGCCGGCCTGATCCAGGCGTTCAGCGATATCAGCGAAAACATCGACGTGCTGGTGGTGGATACCGCCGCCGGCATCGGCGATTCGGTGGTGAGCTTCGTCCGCGCCGCGCAGGAAGTCCTGCTGGTGGTGTGCGACGAGCCGACCTCGATCACCGACGCCTACGCCCTGATCAAGCTGCTCAACCGCGACCACGGCATGACCCGCTTCCGCGTGCTGGCCAACATGGCGCACAGCCCGCAGGAAGGGCGCAACCTGTTCGCCAAGCTGACCAAGGTCACCGACCGCTTCCTCGACGTGGCGCTGCAGTACGTCGGCGCGATTCCGTACGACGAATCGGTGCGCAAGGCGGTGCAGAAGCAGCGCTCGGTCTACGAGGCCTTCCCGCGCAGCAAGGCGGCGCTGGCCTTCCGCGCGATTGCACAGAAGGTCGACAGCTGGCCGCTGCCGGCCAACCCCCGTGGCCACCTGGAGTTCTTCGTGGAGCGCCTGGTGCAGAATCCCACCGCGGGTTCGACCGTATGA
- a CDS encoding chemotaxis response regulator CheY, which translates to MKILIVDDFSTMRRIIKNLLRDLGFTNTAEADDGTTALPMLHSGNFDFLVTDWNMPGMTGIDLLRAVRADDRLKHLPVLMVTAEAKRDQIIEAAQAGVNGYVVKPFTAQVLKEKIEKIFERVG; encoded by the coding sequence ATGAAAATTCTCATCGTGGACGACTTCTCCACGATGAGGCGCATCATCAAGAACCTCCTGCGCGACCTGGGGTTCACCAACACCGCGGAAGCCGACGACGGCACCACCGCGCTGCCGATGCTGCACAGCGGCAATTTCGACTTCCTCGTCACCGACTGGAACATGCCCGGCATGACCGGCATCGACCTGTTGCGTGCAGTGCGCGCCGACGACCGCCTGAAGCACCTGCCGGTGCTGATGGTGACCGCCGAAGCCAAGCGCGACCAGATCATCGAAGCGGCCCAGGCCGGGGTCAATGGCTACGTGGTCAAGCCTTTCACCGCTCAAGTGCTGAAAGAAAAGATCGAGAAGATTTTCGAGCGGGTCGGCTGA
- a CDS encoding protein phosphatase CheZ, translating into MELVNDSTGDFESTLKKHARDLVESLERGEVQQAVQLIQELNQTRDRGLYQEVGKLTRELHNAIVNFQIDPNSRHAAEMSQIADATDRLSYVVTMTEKAANRTMDLVEECSPLLTHIEHEAKDLQEQWSRFMRREIGPDAFRDLAKRVEQFLYVSAQDSRKLSAHLNDILLAQDFQDLTGQVIKRVTKLVTEVESNLVKLVWMAGQVDRYAGIEHDHQGMRDEVEKERSSKGEGPQIAADTRKDVVSGQDDVDDLLSSLGF; encoded by the coding sequence ATGGAGCTCGTCAACGATTCCACGGGTGACTTCGAGTCGACCCTGAAAAAACACGCGCGCGATTTGGTCGAGAGCCTGGAGCGCGGCGAGGTGCAGCAGGCCGTGCAGCTCATCCAGGAGCTCAACCAGACCCGCGATCGCGGCCTCTACCAGGAGGTCGGCAAGCTCACCCGCGAACTGCACAACGCGATCGTCAATTTCCAGATCGATCCGAATTCCCGGCACGCCGCGGAAATGTCGCAGATCGCCGATGCCACCGATCGTCTGTCCTACGTGGTGACGATGACCGAGAAGGCCGCCAACCGCACGATGGACCTGGTCGAGGAGTGCTCGCCGCTGCTCACGCACATCGAGCACGAGGCCAAGGACCTGCAGGAACAGTGGTCGCGCTTCATGCGCCGCGAGATCGGTCCGGATGCCTTCCGCGACCTGGCCAAGCGCGTCGAGCAGTTCCTCTACGTCAGTGCCCAGGACAGCCGCAAGCTGTCTGCACACCTGAACGACATCCTGCTCGCACAGGATTTCCAGGACCTCACCGGGCAGGTGATCAAGCGCGTCACCAAGCTGGTCACCGAGGTCGAGAGCAACCTGGTCAAGCTGGTCTGGATGGCTGGGCAGGTGGACCGCTACGCGGGCATCGAGCACGACCACCAGGGCATGCGCGACGAAGTCGAAAAAGAAAGATCGTCCAAGGGTGAAGGTCCGCAGATCGCTGCCGATACAAGGAAAGACGTCGTGTCCGGTCAGGACGATGTCGACGATCTGTTGTCCAGCCTTGGATT